In the Piscinibacter sp. XHJ-5 genome, one interval contains:
- a CDS encoding amidase, translating to MTPDLTAARAQIAAGRTSAERELDASLASAQADANRHAFIRRFDQMARVAASAIDRQTAAGAPLPLLAGLAISVKDLFDVQGWVTTAGSKVLVDESPAAQDSAAVARLRQAGAALIGHTNMTEFAFSGIGINPHHGTPSNPATAALDATPRIPGGSTSGGGVSVATGAAWAALGSDTGGSIRIPAALQGLVGFKNTASLTPADGTIPLSTTLDTVCAITRSVRDAVVLHEVLAQRRVRLPGRPLQALRLAVPATSMLDGLDATVATAFERALTTLRSAGACIEDIELPEIAELSRIQATGGFSAAESWSWHRRRLAARQADYDPRVAARIRRGEGMSAADYIELLQARRDWIAGMDRTLRRFDALLSPTVPVVAPPLAELQSNDEAFFAANALMLRNPSVVNMVDGCALSMPCQHPGEMPVGLMVWSGSLADDTVLAVSLAIESALAGTRT from the coding sequence ATGACCCCCGACCTCACCGCCGCGCGTGCGCAGATCGCTGCGGGACGCACGAGCGCCGAGCGCGAGCTCGACGCATCGCTCGCATCGGCCCAGGCCGATGCCAATCGGCATGCCTTCATCCGCCGGTTCGACCAGATGGCGCGGGTGGCGGCCTCCGCCATCGATCGGCAGACCGCCGCCGGCGCCCCTCTGCCGCTGCTGGCCGGACTGGCGATCAGCGTCAAGGACCTCTTTGATGTACAGGGTTGGGTCACCACCGCTGGCTCCAAGGTCCTGGTCGATGAATCGCCGGCCGCGCAAGACAGCGCGGCGGTGGCACGCCTGCGCCAAGCCGGCGCGGCGCTCATCGGCCATACCAACATGACGGAGTTCGCCTTTTCCGGTATCGGCATCAACCCACACCACGGAACTCCATCCAACCCGGCGACTGCGGCACTCGACGCCACGCCGCGCATTCCCGGCGGATCGACCTCGGGCGGCGGCGTGTCCGTGGCGACGGGCGCGGCCTGGGCCGCGCTGGGGTCCGACACCGGCGGCTCGATTCGCATTCCGGCCGCGTTGCAAGGGCTGGTGGGCTTCAAGAACACAGCGTCCTTGACGCCCGCCGACGGCACCATCCCGTTGTCCACGACGCTCGACACGGTCTGCGCCATCACCCGCTCGGTGCGCGATGCCGTCGTTCTGCACGAAGTGTTGGCCCAGCGCCGTGTTCGCTTGCCGGGGCGGCCGCTGCAGGCCCTGCGACTCGCCGTGCCGGCCACGAGCATGCTCGACGGCCTGGATGCCACCGTTGCGACCGCCTTCGAGCGGGCGCTGACTACCCTGCGAAGCGCCGGCGCGTGCATTGAAGACATCGAGCTGCCGGAGATCGCGGAGTTGTCGCGGATCCAGGCCACCGGAGGCTTCTCGGCCGCCGAGAGCTGGAGCTGGCACCGTCGCCGTCTGGCCGCCCGGCAGGCCGACTACGACCCCCGCGTCGCCGCCCGCATCCGACGCGGTGAAGGCATGAGCGCTGCTGACTACATCGAACTGCTGCAGGCACGCCGCGACTGGATTGCCGGCATGGACCGGACGCTGCGCCGGTTCGACGCGCTGCTCAGCCCCACGGTGCCCGTGGTGGCACCGCCGCTGGCCGAGCTCCAGTCGAACGACGAGGCCTTCTTCGCGGCCAATGCGCTGATGCTGCGCAATCCATCGGTGGTCAACATGGTCGATGGCTGCGCCCTCTCCATGCCGTGCCAGCACCCCGGCGAGATGCCGGTGGGCCTGATGGTATGGAGCGGCTCCCTTGCCGACGACACCGTGCTCGCCGTGTCGCTGGCGATCGAATCGGCCCTGGCCGGCACCAGGACCTGA
- the tsf gene encoding translation elongation factor Ts, which translates to MAAITASMVAELRAKTDAPMMECKKALTEAEGNMDRAEELLRVKLGSKAGKAASRVTAEGVVAAFVEGSTGALVEVNCETDFVSKNDSFLSFTKAVAELIAKNDPADVAALSNLPHSQDGFGPTVEDVRKGLIGKIGENMTIRRFKRYAGGGKLASYLHGTRIGVIVEFEGDDVAAKDVAMHVAAMKPVSLSSADVPATLIDKERSIATQKAAESGKPADIVAKMVEGSVQKYLKEVSLFNQAFVKNDKQTVEQMLKSANTKVKGFTLYVVGEGIEKKADDFAAEVAAQVAAAKGA; encoded by the coding sequence ATGGCTGCAATCACCGCAAGCATGGTCGCCGAGCTGCGCGCGAAGACCGACGCGCCGATGATGGAATGCAAGAAGGCCCTGACCGAGGCCGAGGGCAACATGGACCGTGCCGAGGAACTGCTGCGCGTCAAGCTCGGCAGCAAGGCTGGCAAGGCCGCTTCGCGTGTGACGGCCGAGGGCGTCGTTGCCGCTTTCGTCGAGGGCAGCACCGGCGCGCTGGTCGAGGTCAACTGTGAAACGGACTTCGTCTCGAAGAACGATTCCTTCCTGTCCTTCACGAAAGCGGTCGCCGAGCTCATCGCCAAGAATGATCCTGCCGACGTCGCCGCGCTGTCGAACCTGCCGCATTCGCAGGACGGCTTCGGCCCGACCGTGGAAGACGTGCGCAAGGGACTGATCGGCAAGATCGGCGAGAACATGACGATCCGCCGCTTCAAGCGCTACGCCGGCGGCGGCAAGCTCGCCAGCTACCTGCACGGCACGCGCATCGGCGTGATCGTCGAGTTCGAAGGTGACGACGTGGCGGCCAAGGACGTCGCGATGCACGTCGCCGCGATGAAGCCGGTGTCGCTGTCGTCCGCCGACGTGCCGGCCACGTTGATCGACAAGGAGCGCTCCATCGCCACGCAAAAGGCGGCCGAGTCGGGCAAGCCCGCCGACATCGTCGCCAAGATGGTTGAAGGCTCGGTGCAGAAGTACCTGAAGGAAGTGAGCCTGTTCAACCAGGCTTTCGTGAAGAACGACAAGCAGACCGTCGAGCAGATGCTCAAGTCCGCGAACACGAAGGTGAAGGGCTTCACGCTGTATGTCGTCGGCGAGGGCATCGAGAAGAAGGCCGACGACTTCGCAGCCGAAGTGGCGGCGCAGGTGGCCGCCGCCAAGGGCGCGTGA
- the rpsB gene encoding 30S ribosomal protein S2, whose protein sequence is MSVSMREMLEAGVHFGHQTRFWNPKMAPYIYGHRNKIHIINLEKTQPLFSDAMKFIRQLASKRGNILMVGTKRQAREVIATEARRAGMPFVDQRWLGGMLTNFKTVKGSLKRLKDMQAQVEAGNEMRIKKEALMFQRELAKLEKDIGGIQDMNALPDALFVIDVGYHKIAVAEANKLGIPVVGIVDSNHSPEGIDYVIPGNDDSSKAVALYARAVADAVLEGKANATSDVVAAAAGEGDEFVEVNEGA, encoded by the coding sequence ATGTCAGTCAGCATGCGTGAAATGCTGGAAGCCGGCGTCCATTTCGGACACCAGACGCGCTTCTGGAATCCCAAGATGGCCCCGTACATCTACGGCCATCGCAACAAGATTCACATCATCAACCTCGAGAAGACGCAGCCGCTCTTCTCGGACGCGATGAAGTTCATCCGCCAGCTCGCTTCCAAGCGCGGCAACATCCTGATGGTCGGCACCAAGCGCCAGGCGCGTGAAGTCATTGCCACCGAAGCCCGGCGCGCCGGAATGCCCTTCGTCGACCAGCGCTGGCTGGGCGGCATGCTGACCAACTTCAAGACGGTCAAGGGATCGCTGAAGCGCCTGAAGGACATGCAGGCCCAGGTCGAGGCCGGCAACGAGATGCGCATCAAGAAGGAAGCGCTGATGTTCCAGCGCGAACTCGCCAAGCTCGAGAAGGACATCGGCGGCATCCAGGACATGAACGCTCTGCCCGACGCGCTGTTCGTCATCGACGTTGGTTACCACAAGATCGCCGTCGCCGAAGCCAACAAGCTCGGCATCCCGGTGGTGGGCATCGTCGACTCGAACCACTCTCCCGAGGGCATCGACTACGTCATCCCGGGCAACGACGACTCATCCAAGGCCGTGGCCCTGTACGCCCGAGCGGTGGCAGACGCCGTGCTGGAGGGCAAGGCCAACGCGACGAGCGACGTCGTGGCCGCTGCCGCCGGTGAAGGCGACGAATTCGTGGAAGTCAACGAAGGCGCGTAA